The following nucleotide sequence is from Juglans microcarpa x Juglans regia isolate MS1-56 chromosome 6D, Jm3101_v1.0, whole genome shotgun sequence.
TTCCAGCCTTCCAATTTTTTCCCCACATTGGTCAACATGTcactgtaattttcttttttccttctgttgAATGAGGTTGGCAAgcccagatatttcattcttGCCGATGCAGTTTTATAAGGTAGCCAATGGGAAATAGAAGCTTTTGCTGTTTGGCTTGTATTCCTTGTGATAAACATTGAAGATTTGCTCAGATTTATCCTTTGTCTAGACCAACTTTGATATTTTGCAAGACATTCTGAAATGCTTTGTgcattttttgttgttgcttttGAAAAGATTATTGTATCGTCAGCAAATAGTAAATGAGACACTGTTGGACTATTTCTGCTGATTTGTACCCCTTCCAGTTTCTGTTGAGCTTCCGCCTTTAATAACATTCTAGATAGTGCTTCAGTGACCAATATAAAGAGAAATGGAGAAATTGGATCACCTTGCCTTATACctctttgagatttgaagaaaccTCTTGGCGAGCCATTAATGAGGATGGAAAAAGACACTGTTGTTATGCACTCCTTTATCAAGTTTATCCATTTTGAATTGAAACCCAGATTCTTCATCACTACAAAGAGAAATTCCCATTCCACTTGGtcaaaagccttttccatgtctagtTTGATTGCCATCAATCCTTTGTTCccagtttttcttttgagatgATGAAATAGCTCATGAGCTATGATTGTATTTTCCTTGATGTTTCTACCAGGGACAAATGCTGTTTGGAGAGGGGAGATAATTTTAGGGAGCAGACATTTTAGACGATTGGCCATTATTTTGGTTATAATCTTGTAGATGACATTTGTGAGGCTAATGGGTCTATATTGGCTTGGAGTATTTGGACTAGATATCTTTGGGATAAGAGCAATGTTGGTATGATTGATCTGCTTTAGAAGGTGGCCACTAGTGAAGAAATTCTGCACTGCTAGTATGACTTCTTTCTTAACAATAATCCAGTAGTGCTTGTAAAAGAGGGCCGTCATTCCATCAGGCCCTGGAGCTTTGTTACTGGGAATCTGTTTTAGAGCTTCtaaaatttccttttcttctggTATAACAGTTAGAGAATCATTCTCTATGTCCGAGATTTGCTTATCAAATAGATTATCCAGTAGATCCGGAATGATTGGATTTGAAGAGGAATATATAGAActgaaatgatttataaaagCAGTTTCTATCTCAAGAGGGTCCATAGACCAAATACCTGGTCCCAGTTTGATTGACTCTATAgcattccttcttcttctgatAGTTGTTGTCAAGTGATAAAACTTGGTGTTGAGATCCGTTGAAGTTAGCCAAGTGAGTCTAGATTTTTGTCTCCATAAGATTTCTTCATACTCTCTTTGCTTGTGAAGTCTATTTTGCagaaatctttctttttcttgattgataGGGGTCATAAGATTGCCTTGTACCTCAAGAAGTTCACTTTCAATCTGATGGATATTGTGATTGATCTTTCCAAAGTGACTTTTGTTCCAAAGTTTGAGAGCTTCTTTGGTGGACTTGATTTTCTTACATAGAATGTAAGACGGATTACCTAAATGAGGTTTACTCCATGCTTCACCTATTATTTGGTGACTCAATAGCTCGCGAGTCCAGAATTCTTCAAACTTGAAAGAGGGAGCCAGGCGAAAATTAGCCGTGGTATGCAATAAGATAGGATGATGATCTGATGCTGATGATGCTAAGTGCTGTAGTGTTGCATCTGAAAAGAGAAGTCTCCATTCTTGATTTGCAATGGTACGATCTAATCTTTCTCTTATAAGCGCATTACCCTGTCTGTTATTAGTCCAGGTGAATGGATAGCTatttctctatattttcttaCCCTTCAAGAACTCTCATAGgattagtcaaaattaaaaggcattttttatgaatgtaaaaaaaatttgacttttaattatttcattcatataaatctccacattaaaatagttattttttcattatataacaataaaataatataaaatgaatttgattttagttattcacatcaaatcttcatattaaattatacatttatttattatatagtaatgaataactaataatttcaaaaatatttaattttttaattattaatttattttattttatcatattttactattctacctattatatattaattaataatcatattctttttaaattaatatatcactcactcaaattaatataccaataaaatatgtgatagaaagaaattgagagaaataattagtaaaatatgtatttgatgtatgtacagtaaccttcaaatttgaaaaaaattttaaaagtcactgtagttaaatttcaaatatattaattcattgtgagtatattttactctctaataattaaatactcaatagatttaacttttaattaatccaATAAAAGTGCTCCGGAAGGATCTACTACTGTATTCCCGTAAAGAGACGCCGAAAGCAAATAAAACCCTCGGGCAGTGTCTTAATGAATACATTCCCACCATCTGCTTTCCACCCAGACCAGTTCCTCAAACCTCACAGATTCCCCAATTCTCCTTTTACAGTGTTCGTccataaacattaatttaaataaaaaaaagaaagtagttgaaaataatcaaaataagacCAAATATGTTTATATCTCTCAAACAAATCTAATTTAGATTATAATAAAGCACAGATAGTTCATGGCTCACTCAAGTTCCAAATCACTGACATGGCACTTCGAACAATGTATTATTCCTTCTAAATGAAGGCTTTAAATCCCTACCCCCAAACTCTTTTGAAACAGAATTACCGACATGCTGGCTCCGTCGACATACCTGCTCGGCAAGAATCCAAGCTCAGTTCATCTAAATAGATACAGATGATTGTAAACATGACTTTCATTATTCTTTTGTCTCAAGCTCCTGACTGATGATATCATGCAACCCAAAGCCAAGAGGCAAAAAGCATGCGACAGATTTCTTGTTCCTTCCCATTTCTCATTTCCTACTTGCTTCTAAGAAATAAGGGAACTTCCAATGATTTTGAACAGTTTATGTTGTCAAAGGCAAATCTAGAGCATGAGAATTGTATCTTGGGGATGACAATGAAACAATGTTTTTCATCCCTTTTCTACCTCTGGAGAGAAGAATCCAAAAGTACGACTGAAAAAAGATTATactgaaagaaacaaaagaaaagcacGTTTCAGTATTGCATCCAACATACACCTTAATTCAAAACGATGGCAGTTGCAGAATgctaacaaatttcataaaatataaccTACATGACTTGGAGGTCTGCAAGGCGTTAATCATCTTTCAAACCTGAAAGTGAGGGATGCACATTTTAGTACTTTGTTTCAGTTTCCTTGATCAACCAACGTAAGAAACATGAAAGTCCAAAGAGAGATGAAATCACTAGTACAAAAAAATGTGCACTATCATATAAAATCTTCTAAACCAGCAGTATCTTTGAACTGCATAGACACACTGTATTCAATGCGTTACAAGCATGGGATccatattacaaaggcaacatAATTTAAGCCTTTattcatgaaaaacaaaaatgaaacaaaattaagccaaaaaaatgcaaaaaaactGTGTAAGATTCATGCATCCGAACCCATAATTGATGAATATACAAGGTGGCGTTCGGGAAGGTTTATGTAAAACTAGTGAGTCCTggttaaaaaacaaacattatctTTTAACCGGAACAATAATGATACTATGGGACCCAGTTGGGACCTACTTTGCTAAAAAGATAATTGAGGGTGTCATTATTTTTGGTCATTAAGTCAATTTTATACTGTGCAACAAGTTTAGCATTTCTTCAGAGTCCGAAAACAATTATTTTGACTAGAGGACTCCTACCTTCCTAATTCAATTGCCAGGCATAGCTTTACTCACACTCCAGGCAAAATTACAATGGAGTGAAAGATAAGAGCTGCCAAACAAACTACTTTAAGATGTTAACTCTTCAAATCACTTTACTGCTCAAATATGTCATCTAAATGAGGCATGAAAACTCATTAATGAAGATCCTGAAGTTAGCAAAATAAGGGCACAACTACCTAATTTTGTTTCCTTCTCTTGGCTCATTCAAAACTATTATGGTGATTTATGACCCTATAAAAACTAGTGAAATCATCTCCAACTAGCTTCCAGAATTTCAAATTGGTTTGATATTATTAACAAATGCAAgcaagcaatttttttttttttttattggcacagAGTGTCCGAGGACAAAGTGCCGACTAATCCCGAGGAtgcacaggcccttggcaaggagttttccgccagtacacctcaggtaattcaagaggaagttcccccagtccgatggcccatagaaattatttgcacccacaaggatttgaaccttagacctggagggagcataccaccaagaccagggcctttaccacttgagtcaaACCCTAGGATTAAAGCAAATTAGCACAACAAAGATGCATATATCACATAAATAGTATGCAGCATTATAGAAAAACTAACTTTGAAAAGAGTGGAAGGCGAACAAcgcctcccccccccccccccccccccccccccccaaaaaaaaaaaaaaaaaaccaagaaaaagatATAAGAATCATATAAGGATTCAAATAAAACGAAATAGAGGCAATAGCTCCAGCTACAaaagaaattatcattttttttatgacgggAGAACCACCCCACAGCAGGGCCCTTAGGACTCATCCATGGAACTTAAATCcccggggagactagcacaacaacccaccgccatggcctcccacttaaatcacAATTTGATCCCAAGGAGAATCGAACCTGTTACATGGGGCTCGTGCACACAAGTTCACCCTTATCACTTGGACTACTCACGAGTGGGTCAATTACAGAAGAAATTATCATCAACATTTTTCACAACTACTAACAAGGCCAGAGGTATTTTTTTGCTTACCTTTCCAATGGTCAAAGAAGCGATGGCCAAACATTCCTAAACTTCCCAGCAGAGACATATTAGGGACGGGCATCACACTCTTCCATCCAAATAAGTCGATCTCTTTGTCTGAAAAACGTTTCTTCTTAAAGCTTGACAATCTTCTACAGGCTTCTGTTTGTAAACTAGAGATGTGAGGTGCAATATTATTCCAGCCATCTCCTGCAACATGTTTGATGGAAAGAAGGCCACTTGAATGGGCTAACTCTGATGCACCACTTGTTGTAGCCATGATAGCTGGAAAAAGAATGCAGTCATCAAGCTTTGGCATTCAAGACTAATCCTTAACTGAGACAGACACATACAAACATACAAATCAACAACGCGTACATGCATAATTATATGAATCAATTCATATTAGTCTTGAAGAATTTAGGTTTACTAAAATGCATAAAAGTAGCGCGAATATATTTTTGCAGAGCAACTAATACAAAATGTAGCATGTGAAATGGCTTGGTTTCCAACAAATAGTATACCATTGTAAGGAACTTCAAAGAGGTAATTTGCAGGTAGACCGATTCCAAAACCAGCCAGAGTGATGCCCACGTTGAATCCAACACCACAGCCAGCTCCAACATAACCAACTACCTCAGGGCCAAAACCAGGACCCCATCCAACACCACAACCAATACCTATTCCCATGCCCCAGAAGGCTCCAAATGTTGGATGTACAGGATTCCATCTTTCATATCTCCTGAACACACCTTTTATAATCATTTTACCTGAGAGTGAAGATGACAGGcagaaatgattaaaaaaattattgaaagaaaaaaaacttttatttgaCAATGCACCTCAAACATGACATACTGACATTAGTGTAAGACCATTTCTACACCATTACTCAATCATCTGAAGTAATTATTTGGTTACTATAAGATATATAGAATCATGTAGAAAAATAACTAAAGGAGAAAGAAATTGTATGATCCCCTcacatggaaaagaaaaatgatgctGAAATCTTTCTTATACACTCCTCAATggaaaagaacagaaaatcaCTCAAAAGGATATTCATGCCTAATGCACATGCTAAATAGAAAAATGGAAGTCTATATAAGCATCCAGAGCATAACCAGCAAAAAGTTCCCAAGTAGAGTTTTGCAAGTGGCAAGCtatctaataataaaatacaaatatgcATCATTTCCCAGACTTTCTACGAAGACTACAACACCTATAATtggaaaatatcaaaaaatgggagagagagagaggggggtggTTATAAGGAAAAACCCCCAAGTTTGATTTCCCTGGTCACATTTCTAAGCTTCTGAAGGCAATCTATGGGCTTCAGCAGGCCCCTAGAGCTTGGTTCAATAAGCTGCTACTACACTTCTTAGTCTCAGGTTCATCAAGTCTAAGGTTGACTacttccttttcatctttcataGATCAAGAGTTTACctttttcttgatttatgtTGAGGACATTATAGTCACTGGTAAAAGCTTGTTTGCAAAATCACTTGTCGTGTTTCATGTTTAAAGCAAACCTTTGCAATGAAAGACCTTAGGCCCTTAAGTTTTTTCTTAGGCACTCATGTTCATCAATGAAGGAATAATCTCAATACATGTACATCACAGACATACGGGATTGTGCAAAAATGATTGGAGCAAAGCCTCCCAATATCCTATTcctataaatacaaaattgttACAGTATGATGCTGATCCACTGGAAAATGCTACTGAGTACCGACTCATATATCAACAAGTagaatagattaaaaaaaagtttagatcAACAAGTTCAGGAAAGAGAACAAAATCAAACAGTGCCCTGAAATCATCCTAAAATTTATTGAATGTTCATACATATATAGCcacatacataaatacacagAATTTGCATTAGTTTCCGCCCGTCTGCATAAATGTAAACATTTACTGGCTCAGCTTGAAGTCCTTCCTCTCAACAAGAGCCTTACAATCTTCTATAAGAAGCCGTCATATAAAGGCATATG
It contains:
- the LOC121235041 gene encoding cadmium-induced protein AS8-like isoform X1 yields the protein MPGNKLEGKMIIKGVFRRYERWNPVHPTFGAFWGMGIGIGCGVGWGPGFGPEVVGYVGAGCGVGFNVGITLAGFGIGLPANYLFEVPYNAIMATTSGASELAHSSGLLSIKHVAGDGWNNIAPHISSLQTEACRRLSSFKKKRFSDKEIDLFGWKSVMPVPNMSLLGSLGMFGHRFFDHWKGNEKWEGTRNLSHAFCLLALGCMISSVRSLRQKNNESHVYNHLYLFR
- the LOC121235041 gene encoding cadmium-induced protein AS8-like isoform X2 is translated as MIIKGVFRRYERWNPVHPTFGAFWGMGIGIGCGVGWGPGFGPEVVGYVGAGCGVGFNVGITLAGFGIGLPANYLFEVPYNAIMATTSGASELAHSSGLLSIKHVAGDGWNNIAPHISSLQTEACRRLSSFKKKRFSDKEIDLFGWKSVMPVPNMSLLGSLGMFGHRFFDHWKGNEKWEGTRNLSHAFCLLALGCMISSVRSLRQKNNESHVYNHLYLFR
- the LOC121235041 gene encoding cadmium-induced protein AS8-like isoform X4, yielding MPGNKLEGKMIIKGVFRRYERWNPVHPTFGAFWGMGIGIGCGVGWGPGFGPEVVGYVGAGCGVGFNVGITLAGFGIGLPANYLFEVPYNAIMATTSGASELAHSSGLLSIKHVAGDGWNNIAPHISSLQTEACRRLSSFKKKRFSDKEIDLFGWKSVMPVPNMSLLGSLGMFGHRFFDHWKGLKDD
- the LOC121235041 gene encoding cadmium-induced protein AS8-like isoform X5, which produces MIIKGVFRRYERWNPVHPTFGAFWGMGIGIGCGVGWGPGFGPEVVGYVGAGCGVGFNVGITLAGFGIGLPANYLFEVPYNAIMATTSGASELAHSSGLLSIKHVAGDGWNNIAPHISSLQTEACRRLSSFKKKRFSDKEIDLFGWKSVMPVPNMSLLGSLGMFGHRFFDHWKGLKDD
- the LOC121235041 gene encoding cadmium-induced protein AS8-like isoform X3; the encoded protein is MPGNKLEGKMIIKGVFRRYERWNPVHPTFGAFWGMGIGIGCGVGWGPGFGPEVVGYVGAGCGVGFNVGITLAGFGIGLPANYLFEVPYNAIMATTSGASELAHSSGLLSIKHVAGDGWNNIAPHISSLQTEACRRLSSFKKKRFSDKEIDLFGWKSVMPVPNMSLLGSLGMFGHRFFDHWKVKCASLTFRFER